Proteins encoded by one window of Kiritimatiellia bacterium:
- a CDS encoding glutamine--tRNA ligase/YqeY domain fusion protein, producing MNTSSPTHFIREIIAADVAAGRYGGRVVTRFPPEPNGYLHIGHAKAICLDFGMAREFGGRCHLRMDDTNPTKESMEYVEAIQRDIRWLGFDWGEHFYYAADYFDRMYECAVRLIRMGKAYVCALSQEEWKEYRGVPTAPGRESPYRNRPIEESLDLFERMRAGEFPDGSLCLRAKIDMASPNLHMRDPVLYRILRVPHYRTGDRWVIYPTYDFAHPLEDAFEGVTHSLCTLEFEVHRPLYDWVVQTLGFDPPPRQYEFARLNLSHTVMSKRKLLELVRDGLVSGWDDPRMPTLCGMRRRGYPPEAIRNFCDLIGITKYESLTDIALLEHCVREVLNRTAVRRMAVLNPLKLVLENIPAGEHHLARAPNNPEQPATGEREIRFGRELWIERDDFHETPPSDFFRLAPGRAVRLRGAGYVTCTGVERDAEGCVVALRGRWAPMSERMKVKSTIHWVSAEDAVPIEVRLYGRLFRIADLSTIPEDEDFRAYLNPDSLRVVQGVAEPAVRDARPGDTLQFERIGYFCADERDFRPEAPVFNQTVTLKDSPVAATAG from the coding sequence ATGAACACCTCGTCACCGACGCATTTCATTCGCGAGATCATCGCGGCCGACGTCGCCGCGGGCCGGTATGGCGGGCGGGTCGTGACGCGGTTTCCGCCAGAACCGAACGGCTACCTGCACATCGGCCATGCGAAGGCGATCTGTCTGGATTTCGGTATGGCCCGCGAGTTCGGCGGGCGATGCCATCTGCGGATGGACGACACCAACCCCACGAAGGAGTCGATGGAGTACGTCGAGGCGATTCAGCGCGACATTCGATGGCTCGGCTTCGACTGGGGCGAGCACTTCTACTACGCGGCCGACTATTTCGACCGGATGTACGAATGCGCGGTGCGTCTGATTCGGATGGGCAAAGCGTACGTGTGCGCGCTCTCGCAGGAGGAGTGGAAAGAGTACCGTGGCGTGCCGACCGCACCCGGTCGGGAAAGCCCCTACCGAAATCGTCCGATTGAGGAGAGCCTCGACCTGTTCGAGCGGATGCGCGCCGGCGAGTTTCCGGACGGCTCGCTCTGCCTGCGCGCGAAAATTGACATGGCTTCGCCGAACCTGCACATGCGCGACCCGGTGCTGTACCGCATTCTGCGGGTTCCGCACTACCGCACTGGCGACCGCTGGGTGATTTATCCCACCTATGATTTTGCGCATCCGCTCGAGGACGCGTTCGAGGGGGTCACGCACTCGTTGTGCACGCTCGAGTTCGAGGTGCACCGGCCGCTGTACGACTGGGTGGTGCAGACCCTCGGTTTCGACCCGCCGCCGAGGCAGTACGAGTTCGCGCGTCTGAACCTTTCGCACACGGTGATGAGCAAGCGCAAGCTGCTGGAGCTGGTCCGTGACGGTCTGGTCTCGGGCTGGGACGATCCCCGTATGCCGACGCTGTGCGGGATGCGGCGCCGCGGTTATCCGCCGGAGGCGATTCGCAATTTTTGCGATCTCATCGGCATCACCAAGTATGAAAGCCTCACCGACATCGCGCTGCTGGAGCACTGCGTGCGGGAGGTGCTGAACCGCACCGCGGTGCGCCGAATGGCGGTGCTGAATCCGCTGAAACTGGTGCTCGAAAACATCCCGGCTGGCGAACATCACCTGGCGAGAGCGCCGAACAATCCCGAGCAGCCGGCGACGGGAGAGCGCGAGATCCGTTTCGGGCGGGAACTCTGGATCGAACGCGATGACTTTCATGAGACGCCGCCGAGCGATTTTTTCCGACTCGCACCGGGCCGCGCCGTCCGGCTGCGCGGTGCGGGCTATGTGACCTGCACGGGCGTGGAGCGCGATGCGGAGGGTTGCGTGGTTGCGCTGCGCGGACGGTGGGCGCCAATGAGCGAGCGAATGAAGGTGAAGAGCACCATCCATTGGGTCTCCGCCGAGGATGCCGTACCGATCGAGGTCCGGCTGTACGGGCGCCTGTTCCGCATTGCGGACTTGAGCACCATTCCGGAGGACGAGGATTTCCGCGCATATCTCAATCCGGACTCGTTGCGGGTGGTTCAGGGCGTGGCGGAACCCGCTGTGCGCGATGCCCGGCCGGGTGACACGCTGCAGTTTGAGCGCATCGGGTACTTCTGCGCGGACGAACGCGACTTTCGACCCGAGGCGCCGGTGTTCAACCAAACGGTGACGCTGAAAGATTCACCCGTCGCAGCAACTGCGGGCTGA
- a CDS encoding tRNA (cytidine(34)-2'-O)-methyltransferase yields the protein MTEVRCHRRVVRVAFRWPEPPLRVVLVHPEIPPNTGAIARLCAATGTPLHLVEPLGFRLTDRALRRAGLDYWDAVELYRHRTADEWLAAAPARFHLFSTAGARSYFEAEFLPGDALVFGSESVGLPEEWLQRWPDRVLAIPLRPDRVRSLNLATAVAAALYEALRQCAAR from the coding sequence ATGACGGAGGTGCGGTGCCACCGCCGGGTCGTGCGGGTGGCGTTTCGGTGGCCCGAGCCCCCTCTGCGGGTGGTGCTGGTGCACCCGGAGATTCCGCCGAACACCGGTGCGATTGCGCGGCTGTGTGCCGCGACCGGCACGCCGTTGCATCTGGTCGAACCACTCGGGTTTCGGCTCACCGACCGCGCTCTGCGGCGCGCCGGCCTCGACTACTGGGACGCGGTGGAGTTGTACCGGCACCGCACGGCCGACGAGTGGCTGGCGGCGGCGCCGGCGCGGTTCCATCTGTTTAGCACCGCGGGCGCGCGTTCGTATTTCGAGGCGGAGTTTCTCCCGGGCGACGCGCTCGTGTTTGGCAGCGAGTCGGTCGGGCTGCCGGAGGAGTGGCTTCAGCGATGGCCCGACCGGGTGCTGGCAATTCCGCTGCGGCCGGATCGCGTTCGTTCGCTGAACTTGGCCACCGCGGTCGCGGCGGCACTCTACGAGGCGCTGCGTCAGTGTGCAGCGCGGTGA
- a CDS encoding FkbM family methyltransferase — MNWKNLARAVHACLPEGPFRARLSALAYRWMYRSRLVDCRWIDGRFVVRTRDGIEVHSVREFDPAPLVNDFEREDVPPGAVALDVGANIGAVACWLARRVGSAGQVVVFEPDDTNLAVLRRNVELNAVENVVVVPRGAWDREGELEFLAGGGYTSSFCRTNYVARRPDHYRRVRVAVTTIDAEVRRLGLQRVDLIKMDIEGGEGPALRGARATLERFRPMVIVESHVVDGRSTLPEIREALAAAGYAELEVRPDPETSVVIARGGREAGGG, encoded by the coding sequence ATGAACTGGAAGAACCTCGCGCGGGCAGTTCACGCATGCTTGCCGGAGGGGCCGTTCCGCGCGCGGCTATCGGCGCTAGCGTACCGGTGGATGTACCGCAGCCGACTTGTGGACTGCCGCTGGATCGACGGTCGTTTTGTGGTTCGCACGCGCGACGGAATCGAGGTCCACAGCGTGCGCGAGTTTGATCCCGCTCCGCTGGTGAACGATTTCGAACGGGAGGATGTGCCGCCCGGCGCGGTCGCGCTCGATGTGGGCGCGAACATCGGCGCGGTCGCCTGTTGGCTGGCCCGGCGCGTCGGCAGCGCCGGCCAGGTGGTGGTGTTTGAACCTGACGACACGAACCTCGCGGTGCTGCGCCGGAACGTTGAGCTGAATGCGGTCGAGAACGTGGTGGTGGTGCCGCGGGGCGCATGGGACCGGGAGGGTGAACTCGAGTTTCTCGCTGGCGGTGGGTACACGTCCTCCTTCTGCCGCACCAACTATGTGGCGAGGCGGCCGGACCACTATCGGCGCGTCCGGGTGGCAGTGACGACGATTGATGCGGAAGTTCGGCGGCTGGGGCTGCAGCGAGTGGATTTGATCAAGATGGACATCGAGGGCGGCGAGGGACCCGCGCTGCGGGGAGCAAGGGCAACGCTCGAGCGGTTCCGTCCGATGGTGATCGTCGAGTCGCACGTGGTGGACGGCCGGTCGACGTTGCCGGAGATCCGCGAGGCGCTCGCAGCGGCCGGTTATGCGGAGCTGGAGGTTCGGCCGGATCCCGAAACCTCCGTGGTGATCGCGCGAGGCGGGCGCGAGGCGGGCGGCGGATGA
- a CDS encoding beta-lactamase family protein — MNPPAWRKTGLALMVALRAASAPNHPGSPPLLPASNAMARAAEYSAKHGGRAFLVQVEGRILYERYDGGWNAELPHPLASGTKSFAGVLAMLAVQDGLLKLDEPAATVLPEWRDDARKSKITIRQLLQLCSGLPAGDRELSGPRSGSRLFGWAASNRVARLGLNGAVEPENVGIAALNLPLAHEPGTAFEYGPSHFHVFVLLLQRRLQASDRPERNVLQYLHRRLLEPLGIPNARIARDRAGNPNLAGGMMLTAREWARFGQFVADRGALRRPDGSLEPWLRPELLAECFQPSPANPHYGLTWWLPGGEGPDAAADTGLRTVRRRMLDLAVARPVTDNAGRPVSIWMAAGLGKQRLYVLPDRGWVVVRFGDGSRESVAFSDAELIQRLLETEASAAAPAVAAPLAPAGR, encoded by the coding sequence ATGAATCCGCCCGCGTGGCGCAAAACCGGGTTGGCGCTGATGGTCGCTCTTCGAGCCGCGAGTGCGCCGAACCACCCTGGGAGTCCCCCGCTGCTGCCGGCCTCTAACGCGATGGCTCGTGCTGCAGAGTACTCCGCGAAGCACGGAGGACGCGCGTTTCTCGTCCAGGTGGAGGGCCGCATACTCTACGAGCGCTACGACGGTGGCTGGAATGCGGAACTTCCCCACCCTCTCGCGTCGGGCACCAAGTCGTTCGCCGGCGTGCTGGCGATGCTCGCTGTTCAGGACGGGCTGTTGAAGCTGGACGAGCCGGCGGCCACGGTGCTCCCCGAGTGGCGAGACGATGCGCGAAAGTCGAAGATTACGATCCGCCAGCTGTTGCAGCTCTGCTCCGGCCTGCCGGCCGGTGATCGCGAGCTCAGCGGCCCCCGGAGCGGTTCGCGACTGTTCGGCTGGGCGGCCAGCAATCGTGTGGCGCGTCTGGGTCTGAACGGCGCCGTCGAGCCCGAAAACGTGGGCATCGCCGCGCTGAACCTCCCGTTGGCGCATGAGCCGGGGACGGCGTTCGAGTACGGGCCGAGTCACTTCCACGTGTTCGTACTCCTGTTGCAACGCCGGCTGCAGGCGTCGGACCGGCCGGAGCGGAATGTGCTGCAGTACCTTCACCGCCGTCTGTTGGAGCCCCTTGGAATCCCGAACGCACGGATCGCCCGCGATCGGGCGGGCAATCCCAATCTGGCCGGCGGCATGATGTTGACCGCGCGCGAGTGGGCAAGGTTCGGCCAGTTCGTCGCGGACCGCGGCGCACTCCGCCGGCCCGATGGTTCGCTGGAACCATGGCTGCGGCCGGAACTGCTGGCGGAATGTTTCCAGCCGAGCCCGGCGAATCCCCATTACGGGCTGACGTGGTGGCTTCCGGGCGGTGAGGGGCCGGACGCCGCTGCGGATACCGGCCTCCGTACCGTGCGCCGACGGATGCTGGACCTCGCGGTTGCCCGGCCAGTGACCGACAACGCCGGCCGGCCGGTCTCCATCTGGATGGCGGCAGGACTCGGCAAACAGCGTCTCTACGTGCTGCCGGATCGGGGATGGGTCGTGGTGCGATTTGGGGACGGATCGCGCGAGAGCGTCGCATTCTCCGACGCGGAGCTGATCCAGCGGTTGCTGGAGACGGAGGCGAGCGCCGCAGCGCCGGCCGTAGCCGCCCCGTTAGCGCCCGCCGGCAGATGA
- the ilvD gene encoding dihydroxy-acid dehydratase: protein MRSDTIKQGAERAPHRSLLRATGLDDEAIRRPFIAVCNAYTDVIPGHVHLNKVGQLIKRAIERAGGTPFEFNTIGICDGLAMGHGGMKYSLPSRELIADSVETMVAAHCFDAMVCVPNCDKIIPGMIMGALRANIPTVFVSGGPMAAGRMPDGRITDLIGVFEGVGALAAGRITEEELRQLECSACPGPGSCSGMFTANSMNCLLEAIGLALPGNGTVLATDPARRRLWRAAGRLAVRLALNGGPRPRDIVTRDAIDNAFVLDMAMGGSTNTVLHTLAIAHEAGVSYDLDRINELSKRTPNICKVSPSSTYHIEDVDRAGGVSAILREVARIEGLLHLEARTVTGRTLGRTIAAAVIRDPEVIRPLERAYSREGGLFILRGNLAPDGAVVKTAGVDPRVLVHCGPAVIFDSQEAACEGILRGRVKPGDVVVIRYEGPKGGPGMQEMLAPTSYLMGRGLGDKVALITDGRFSGGTRGACVGHVSPEAAEGGPIALLRDGDLIELDIPARRLSVRISDSELAARRREWSPPPPRFTTGWLARYAAHATNASRGAILE from the coding sequence ATGCGCAGCGATACGATCAAGCAGGGGGCTGAGCGCGCACCGCACCGCAGCTTGCTGCGGGCGACCGGCCTCGATGACGAGGCGATCCGGCGGCCGTTCATCGCGGTGTGCAATGCGTACACAGACGTGATTCCGGGCCACGTGCACCTGAACAAGGTCGGCCAGCTGATCAAGCGCGCCATTGAACGTGCGGGCGGCACGCCGTTTGAGTTCAACACCATCGGCATCTGTGACGGTCTGGCGATGGGCCATGGCGGCATGAAGTACTCGCTACCCAGCCGGGAGCTCATCGCCGACAGTGTTGAGACGATGGTGGCCGCGCATTGTTTTGACGCGATGGTCTGCGTTCCCAACTGCGACAAGATCATCCCCGGCATGATCATGGGCGCGCTGCGGGCGAACATCCCAACCGTCTTCGTCAGTGGTGGACCGATGGCGGCGGGGCGAATGCCGGACGGGCGCATCACCGACCTGATCGGCGTGTTTGAGGGTGTTGGAGCGCTCGCGGCAGGTCGGATCACCGAGGAGGAGCTGCGCCAGTTGGAGTGTTCCGCATGCCCGGGCCCCGGCTCCTGTTCAGGGATGTTCACCGCGAACTCGATGAACTGCCTGTTGGAAGCGATCGGGCTGGCGCTGCCGGGCAACGGGACGGTGCTGGCGACCGATCCGGCGCGGCGACGGCTGTGGCGGGCGGCGGGCCGGCTCGCTGTGCGGCTGGCGCTGAACGGCGGGCCGCGGCCGCGCGACATCGTCACGCGCGACGCGATTGACAACGCGTTTGTGCTCGACATGGCGATGGGCGGCAGCACCAACACCGTGCTGCATACGCTGGCGATCGCGCACGAGGCGGGCGTCAGCTATGACCTCGACCGCATCAACGAGCTTTCGAAACGTACGCCCAACATCTGCAAGGTCTCTCCCTCCTCCACCTATCACATCGAGGATGTGGACCGCGCCGGCGGCGTGTCGGCGATCCTGCGGGAAGTCGCCCGAATCGAAGGTCTGCTTCATCTGGAGGCGAGGACCGTCACTGGTCGAACGCTGGGGCGGACCATCGCCGCAGCCGTGATCCGCGATCCCGAGGTGATCCGGCCGCTGGAGCGCGCTTACAGTCGCGAAGGCGGGCTGTTCATTCTGCGGGGGAATCTTGCGCCGGACGGTGCGGTGGTGAAAACCGCCGGCGTGGATCCGCGGGTGCTGGTCCACTGTGGACCGGCGGTGATCTTCGACTCCCAGGAGGCCGCCTGCGAGGGCATCCTCCGCGGGCGCGTGAAGCCGGGCGATGTGGTGGTCATCCGCTATGAGGGGCCGAAGGGTGGACCCGGTATGCAGGAAATGCTCGCCCCCACCAGCTACCTGATGGGGCGTGGCCTGGGCGATAAGGTCGCGCTGATCACCGATGGACGATTCAGCGGAGGCACCCGCGGCGCGTGCGTCGGCCACGTGTCGCCGGAGGCGGCGGAGGGCGGGCCGATCGCGCTGCTGCGCGACGGTGACCTGATCGAGCTGGACATCCCCGCGCGGCGGCTTTCTGTGAGGATTTCGGACTCAGAGCTGGCCGCGCGTCGTCGCGAGTGGTCGCCGCCTCCGCCCCGGTTCACCACTGGCTGGCTGGCGCGCTACGCCGCGCATGCGACGAACGCCAGCCGCGGCGCGATCCTCGAGTAG
- a CDS encoding VTT domain-containing protein, translating into MKRLLLVLFAAVSVMVLLALGASAGGWMDGARVRTAIEAIRNSSGGRLAAALAIAGLLAADLVLPTPSSVLMTLAGALLGPLLGATVSFAGAMAAAIVGYTACRRFGRAWFRRTAGADAEFAERVVNEYGAWAIVLSRSVPMLTELISCAAGLAGMPPGRFIRLSTAGTLPLCLVYGWAGAQSAEPLGLRWAVLLALVLPAAGLAVLRIARRTSHRGAA; encoded by the coding sequence ATGAAACGTCTCCTGCTTGTGCTGTTTGCGGCGGTCAGCGTGATGGTGCTGCTGGCGCTGGGGGCGTCTGCGGGCGGGTGGATGGACGGGGCGCGGGTTCGCACTGCGATTGAGGCAATTCGCAATTCGTCCGGAGGCCGCCTCGCAGCGGCGCTCGCGATCGCCGGGTTGCTCGCGGCGGATCTAGTGCTGCCCACGCCATCCAGTGTGCTGATGACGCTGGCCGGCGCGCTGCTGGGTCCGTTGCTCGGCGCGACAGTTTCGTTTGCCGGTGCCATGGCAGCTGCCATCGTCGGTTACACCGCATGCCGTCGTTTCGGCCGCGCCTGGTTCCGGCGCACCGCGGGAGCGGACGCAGAGTTCGCCGAGCGGGTGGTGAACGAGTACGGTGCGTGGGCGATCGTGCTCAGCCGCAGCGTGCCGATGCTCACAGAGCTGATCAGCTGCGCCGCGGGCCTGGCCGGCATGCCACCGGGCCGTTTCATCCGGCTGTCCACCGCCGGGACGCTTCCCCTGTGTCTGGTTTACGGCTGGGCGGGGGCGCAGAGCGCCGAACCGCTCGGCCTGCGTTGGGCGGTGCTGCTGGCGTTGGTGCTGCCCGCCGCCGGACTCGCGGTGCTGCGAATTGCGAGGCGCACATCGCATCGTGGAGCAGCGTGA
- a CDS encoding DUF1573 domain-containing protein gives MRRQTLEWPVGGRGARRWKSWGGRWLALVLIPAVLPAAARAVPAVQVNPPALDFGRVRAQDPELVRRLRIRNAGDEPLRIEGIDSGCGCAEVRVEHDLVPVGAATEMIVRLNLLGRRGKFYREVVLRTNDPRNPSVKIPIVAEILSPWALTPTGVMFGDLSPDRSATQSLRLSFDPPTGRLISAEVSAQWLRAAVRPEGPGVWQIEVAAVPPYPSAGWLTERLILSTDRPDIGQIVVGCSVVVRQPLMLLPTELRVEAGSRGSQFVLLSGGGAAALEVERVQLAGRPLRWQARRLADGAIQLRLDDLPSTPEWDGHDVEIHTRPPADGPLKLKLRVISDR, from the coding sequence ATGCGGCGGCAGACGTTGGAGTGGCCCGTCGGGGGCCGGGGCGCGCGCAGATGGAAGAGCTGGGGGGGCCGCTGGCTCGCGCTGGTCCTGATTCCGGCCGTGCTGCCGGCCGCCGCGCGCGCCGTCCCCGCCGTGCAGGTGAACCCCCCTGCGCTCGACTTCGGTCGCGTCCGCGCGCAGGACCCCGAGCTGGTCCGACGGCTGCGGATTCGCAACGCCGGCGATGAACCGCTCCGGATCGAGGGAATCGACTCCGGCTGTGGGTGTGCGGAGGTTCGAGTGGAGCATGACCTCGTTCCCGTGGGCGCGGCGACCGAGATGATCGTGCGGCTGAACCTGTTGGGGCGTCGTGGCAAGTTCTACCGGGAAGTTGTGCTGCGGACGAACGATCCCCGCAACCCCTCCGTGAAAATACCCATCGTCGCGGAGATCCTCTCCCCCTGGGCGCTAACGCCGACGGGCGTGATGTTCGGGGACCTCTCGCCGGATCGCTCGGCCACACAGTCGTTGCGCCTTTCGTTTGATCCGCCTACCGGACGACTGATCTCCGCCGAGGTGAGCGCGCAGTGGCTGCGGGCGGCGGTACGGCCGGAGGGCCCCGGCGTGTGGCAGATCGAGGTCGCCGCCGTTCCGCCGTATCCCTCCGCCGGTTGGCTGACGGAGCGGCTGATCCTCAGCACCGACCGGCCGGACATCGGCCAGATCGTGGTTGGCTGCAGCGTGGTGGTTCGCCAGCCGCTGATGCTGCTGCCAACCGAGCTGCGCGTGGAGGCCGGCTCGCGAGGAAGTCAGTTCGTTCTTCTGTCGGGCGGTGGCGCGGCGGCGCTGGAGGTCGAGCGGGTCCAGCTCGCCGGCCGTCCGCTTCGATGGCAGGCGCGCCGGCTGGCCGACGGCGCGATTCAGCTGCGGCTGGACGATCTGCCCAGCACGCCCGAGTGGGATGGCCACGACGTTGAAATCCACACGCGGCCGCCCGCCGATGGGCCGCTGAAGCTCAAGTTGCGCGTCATCTCAGACCGCTGA
- the glgX gene encoding glycogen debranching protein GlgX, producing MRDRERMPWEGRRCGATVDDGATTFVLRCARARRAWLMLFDSPDAAEPAGEFALLPTTHRQGDLWQLRLPGVGHGALYAWRIEASDWDARRWVLDPCASAVATSRRWGETRGLTPGHWPERGAAFPKCVVVDDSRYDWRGDRPPRTPLTDTIIYEVHLRSFTAHPSAGVAAPGTYAAFAERIPYLARLGITAVELLPLHEFDEMELWIEHGPRRHLRNLWGYNPIAWFAPNSRYAANPRPAASVDEFRDLVRALHAAGLEVWLDVVFNHTGEDGAGGPMYSFKALDRELYYLRKPGTEEFADFTGCGNTVNANEPVVADIIVDCLRRWVREFHVDGFRFDLAAALTRGPDGRPLDAPPLLARIAAEPDLRDVKLVAEPWDVGGLYQVGAFPGRDWLEWNGRFRDDVRRFWRGDRGLLGVLATRLAGSSDLYSGRPRGPLTSVNYVTCHDGFTLADVVRYARPHNEANAEGGRDGEPHNHSFNCGVEGPSDDPRIESLRTRQQKNLLASLLLAQGVPLLLGGDEFGRTQRGNNNAYAQDNEISWFDWTLAERNAAFLQWVRDLIALRRRHRSLRRSRFLTGTGTDGSPPDVEWFGPDGGAPDWARGIALMYRLSGDPRCTGAPTPEPDLLVLINGGGQPVEFRLPPGAWRPALWTTEAEPPRVLSADGTQRLRLEGPALAVMEAS from the coding sequence ATGCGCGACCGCGAACGAATGCCGTGGGAGGGTCGCCGCTGCGGAGCGACGGTAGACGATGGCGCCACCACCTTTGTGCTCCGCTGTGCGCGCGCTCGGCGCGCCTGGCTCATGTTGTTCGACTCACCCGACGCGGCGGAGCCCGCCGGCGAGTTTGCGCTGTTGCCCACCACGCACCGGCAGGGCGACCTGTGGCAACTGCGCCTGCCCGGCGTCGGCCACGGGGCGCTGTATGCTTGGCGCATCGAGGCATCGGACTGGGACGCGCGCCGATGGGTGCTCGACCCGTGTGCTTCCGCGGTCGCGACCTCGCGGCGCTGGGGCGAGACACGTGGCCTCACGCCGGGCCACTGGCCCGAGCGAGGTGCCGCGTTCCCCAAGTGTGTGGTCGTGGACGACTCGCGCTACGACTGGCGCGGTGACCGCCCGCCCCGCACCCCGCTGACCGACACGATCATCTACGAGGTTCATCTTCGCTCCTTCACCGCTCATCCCTCTGCGGGCGTCGCTGCGCCGGGCACCTACGCCGCGTTCGCGGAACGCATCCCGTACCTCGCTCGTCTCGGCATCACCGCGGTGGAACTGCTTCCGCTGCACGAGTTCGACGAGATGGAGTTGTGGATCGAACACGGTCCGCGTCGCCACCTCCGCAACCTGTGGGGCTACAACCCGATTGCCTGGTTCGCACCGAACTCCCGCTATGCGGCCAACCCCCGACCGGCAGCGTCGGTCGACGAGTTCCGCGACCTGGTCCGCGCGCTCCACGCCGCCGGCCTCGAGGTGTGGCTCGACGTCGTCTTCAACCACACCGGCGAGGACGGCGCCGGTGGCCCGATGTATTCGTTCAAGGCGCTGGACCGCGAGCTCTATTACCTGCGCAAACCCGGTACCGAGGAGTTCGCCGACTTCACCGGTTGCGGAAACACCGTCAACGCGAACGAGCCGGTGGTCGCCGACATCATTGTGGATTGCCTCCGCCGCTGGGTGCGCGAGTTCCACGTGGACGGATTTCGCTTCGATCTGGCCGCCGCGCTGACGCGGGGCCCCGATGGCCGCCCACTGGACGCCCCGCCGCTGCTGGCTCGCATCGCCGCTGAGCCGGACCTCCGCGACGTGAAGCTCGTCGCGGAGCCGTGGGACGTCGGCGGGCTCTACCAAGTCGGCGCGTTTCCGGGTCGCGACTGGCTGGAGTGGAATGGTCGCTTCCGCGATGACGTCCGCCGTTTCTGGCGGGGTGATCGCGGTCTTCTGGGCGTGTTGGCGACCCGACTGGCCGGCAGCTCCGACCTCTACAGCGGCCGACCGCGCGGACCGCTGACGAGCGTGAACTACGTCACCTGCCACGACGGGTTCACGCTCGCCGACGTGGTGCGCTACGCCCGCCCCCATAACGAGGCGAACGCCGAGGGCGGACGTGACGGAGAGCCGCACAACCACTCCTTCAACTGCGGTGTGGAAGGGCCGAGCGACGATCCGCGAATCGAGTCGCTCCGAACCCGCCAGCAAAAGAATCTTCTCGCCTCGCTGTTGCTTGCGCAGGGCGTGCCGCTGCTGCTGGGCGGTGACGAGTTCGGGCGCACGCAGCGCGGCAACAACAACGCGTACGCGCAGGACAATGAGATCTCCTGGTTCGACTGGACGCTGGCCGAGCGCAACGCCGCATTTCTGCAGTGGGTCCGCGATCTGATCGCGCTGCGCCGACGCCACCGCAGCCTCCGGCGTTCGCGGTTTCTCACGGGAACGGGCACGGACGGCTCGCCGCCGGACGTGGAGTGGTTCGGGCCGGATGGTGGCGCGCCGGACTGGGCGAGAGGCATCGCGCTGATGTATCGCCTCAGTGGCGACCCGCGCTGCACGGGCGCGCCGACGCCCGAGCCGGATCTGCTCGTGCTGATCAACGGTGGCGGCCAGCCGGTCGAGTTCCGCCTTCCGCCCGGCGCGTGGCGGCCGGCCCTCTGGACGACGGAGGCCGAGCCCCCACGGGTGCTTTCGGCAGATGGCACGCAGCGGCTCCGGCTCGAGGGGCCGGCGCTCGCGGTGATGGAAGCCTCGTGA